The Macrobrachium rosenbergii isolate ZJJX-2024 chromosome 8, ASM4041242v1, whole genome shotgun sequence genome includes a region encoding these proteins:
- the LOC136840777 gene encoding cuticle protein 8-like isoform X2 encodes MVSKAVTFLGMFLVVGMTLGAPQYNYDIPQSPSTLYETPAESVQEPVQLYEEPEETVQEPVQLYEAPSNNILVAEPQNIVPNIVSPPSPPMEGMPYDFTWGVEDAESGNTFSHVENSDGQRTEGEYRVLLPDGRLQIVRFFDIGEGFNAEVTYEK; translated from the exons ATGGTATCTAAG GCCGTCACTTTCTTGGGCATGTTCCTTGTCGTGGGCATGACCTTAGGCGCCCCTCAGTACAACTACGACATCCCCCAGTCGCCTTCCACTCTGTACGAGACTCCCGCCGAATCCGTGCAAGAGCCCGTGCAGCTGTACGAGGAACCCGAAGAAACAGTGCAAGAGCCCGTGCAGTTGTACGAAGCTCCCTCCAACAACATCCTGGTTGCCGAACCACAGAACATCGTTCCGAATATTGTCAGTCCT CCAAGCCCCCCAATGGAAGGGATGCCCTACGACTTCACCTGGGGCGTCGAGGACGCTGAGAGCGGCAACACCTTCAGCCACGTCGAGAACAGCGACGGCCAGAGGACCGAGGGAGAGTACAGGGTCCTCCTCCCCGACGGACGCCTTCAG ATTGTTCGCTTCTTCGACATCGGCGAAGGCTTCAACGCCGAGGTCACCTACGAGAAGTAG
- the LOC136840777 gene encoding cuticle protein 8-like isoform X3 yields MKVWAVTFLGMFLVVGMTLGAPQYNYDIPQSPSTLYETPAESVQEPVQLYEEPEETVQEPVQLYEAPSNNILVAEPQNIVPNIVSPPSPPMEGMPYDFTWGVEDAESGNTFSHVENSDGQRTEGEYRVLLPDGRLQIVRFFDIGEGFNAEVTYEK; encoded by the exons GCCGTCACTTTCTTGGGCATGTTCCTTGTCGTGGGCATGACCTTAGGCGCCCCTCAGTACAACTACGACATCCCCCAGTCGCCTTCCACTCTGTACGAGACTCCCGCCGAATCCGTGCAAGAGCCCGTGCAGCTGTACGAGGAACCCGAAGAAACAGTGCAAGAGCCCGTGCAGTTGTACGAAGCTCCCTCCAACAACATCCTGGTTGCCGAACCACAGAACATCGTTCCGAATATTGTCAGTCCT CCAAGCCCCCCAATGGAAGGGATGCCCTACGACTTCACCTGGGGCGTCGAGGACGCTGAGAGCGGCAACACCTTCAGCCACGTCGAGAACAGCGACGGCCAGAGGACCGAGGGAGAGTACAGGGTCCTCCTCCCCGACGGACGCCTTCAG ATTGTTCGCTTCTTCGACATCGGCGAAGGCTTCAACGCCGAGGTCACCTACGAGAAGTAG
- the LOC136840777 gene encoding cuticle protein 8-like isoform X4, which translates to MRNQAVTFLGMFLVVGMTLGAPQYNYDIPQSPSTLYETPAESVQEPVQLYEEPEETVQEPVQLYEAPSNNILVAEPQNIVPNIVSPPSPPMEGMPYDFTWGVEDAESGNTFSHVENSDGQRTEGEYRVLLPDGRLQIVRFFDIGEGFNAEVTYEK; encoded by the exons GCCGTCACTTTCTTGGGCATGTTCCTTGTCGTGGGCATGACCTTAGGCGCCCCTCAGTACAACTACGACATCCCCCAGTCGCCTTCCACTCTGTACGAGACTCCCGCCGAATCCGTGCAAGAGCCCGTGCAGCTGTACGAGGAACCCGAAGAAACAGTGCAAGAGCCCGTGCAGTTGTACGAAGCTCCCTCCAACAACATCCTGGTTGCCGAACCACAGAACATCGTTCCGAATATTGTCAGTCCT CCAAGCCCCCCAATGGAAGGGATGCCCTACGACTTCACCTGGGGCGTCGAGGACGCTGAGAGCGGCAACACCTTCAGCCACGTCGAGAACAGCGACGGCCAGAGGACCGAGGGAGAGTACAGGGTCCTCCTCCCCGACGGACGCCTTCAG ATTGTTCGCTTCTTCGACATCGGCGAAGGCTTCAACGCCGAGGTCACCTACGAGAAGTAG